Proteins co-encoded in one Aminivibrio sp. genomic window:
- a CDS encoding sodium-dependent transporter, whose amino-acid sequence MAQEAHREHWGSRIGFILAAAGSAVGLGNIWRFPYITGKYGGAAFVLVYLAIIFIIGFSVMLAEMAIGRKAQLNAVGSFEKLRGGAWVIVGWMGVTAGFMILSFYGVIGGWTIKYFFRSFTGLMGDAAAGKAGDVFGAFVSNTPQVIIYQAIFMLITVWVVYKGIGEGIEKYCKILMPALFVILLILIVRSVTLEGAGKGLEFYLKPDFSKLTGESIAAALGQAFFSLSLGMGCMITYGSYVDKQTALPGAAIQVCVIDTLVAILAGLA is encoded by the coding sequence TGGCGGCTGCCGGATCGGCGGTCGGACTCGGAAATATATGGCGTTTCCCGTACATAACCGGAAAGTATGGCGGAGCGGCATTCGTTCTTGTGTACCTCGCCATTATCTTCATCATCGGCTTCTCCGTCATGCTCGCCGAGATGGCCATAGGAAGGAAGGCCCAGCTCAACGCCGTCGGCTCCTTCGAGAAACTCAGGGGCGGCGCATGGGTCATCGTCGGCTGGATGGGAGTTACCGCCGGGTTTATGATCCTGTCTTTTTATGGTGTCATCGGCGGCTGGACCATCAAGTACTTCTTCCGGTCCTTCACCGGCCTGATGGGAGACGCCGCAGCGGGCAAGGCGGGCGACGTCTTCGGAGCCTTTGTCTCCAACACCCCTCAGGTGATCATCTACCAGGCGATTTTCATGCTCATCACCGTCTGGGTGGTCTACAAGGGCATCGGCGAAGGCATCGAGAAATACTGCAAGATCCTCATGCCGGCCCTTTTCGTCATTCTGCTCATCCTCATCGTCCGTTCCGTGACCCTCGAGGGTGCGGGCAAGGGGCTGGAGTTCTACCTCAAACCTGATTTTTCAAAGCTCACAGGCGAGTCCATCGCTGCCGCCCTCGGGCAGGCCTTTTTCTCCCTCTCCCTGGGAATGGGGTGCATGATCACCTACGGCAGCTACGTGGACAAACAGACCGCTCTTCCCGGAGCGGCGATCCAGGTCTGCGTCATCGATACCTTGGTGGCCATCCTTGCGGGACTCGC